One genomic segment of Erysipelotrichaceae bacterium 66202529 includes these proteins:
- a CDS encoding ATP-binding cassette domain-containing protein — MINVEHLSFRYTKEAFIEDMNFHVHRGEIFGFLGPSGAGKSTLQKILIGLLPGYSGSVRVNGVECRKHNKEFYESIGVDFEFSTLYEKLSARENLNFFASLYKNHTCDIDELLDSVGLLQDGDKKISSYSKGMKSRCNFIKALLHDPALLCLDEPTSGLDPANSRLMKDRILTEKRKGKTILLTTHNMEDATELCDRVAFIVNGHICALDTPHNLIMSRGAGRITYTWEENGEQQAVCPMDALSTDIKLQQLIANNRLLSIHSSEPTLNDIFLDITGRTLV, encoded by the coding sequence ATGATTAACGTAGAGCATCTGAGCTTTCGGTACACAAAGGAAGCATTTATTGAAGATATGAATTTTCATGTACACCGTGGTGAGATTTTCGGCTTTCTGGGTCCCAGTGGTGCCGGAAAAAGTACCTTACAGAAGATTCTTATAGGCCTGCTTCCAGGCTACAGCGGCTCTGTGCGGGTAAACGGGGTAGAATGCCGAAAGCACAACAAAGAATTTTATGAATCCATCGGTGTGGATTTTGAATTTTCCACATTGTATGAGAAGCTCAGTGCCAGAGAAAACCTGAACTTTTTTGCCTCTCTTTATAAAAACCACACCTGTGATATTGATGAGCTTTTGGATTCTGTCGGTCTTTTGCAGGATGGTGACAAGAAAATTTCCAGCTACTCTAAGGGAATGAAATCCCGCTGCAATTTCATTAAGGCATTGCTGCATGATCCTGCTCTGCTCTGCCTGGATGAGCCTACAAGCGGACTGGATCCGGCAAACAGCAGACTGATGAAGGATCGCATTCTGACAGAAAAACGTAAGGGAAAAACAATTCTACTCACCACACACAATATGGAGGATGCCACAGAATTATGCGATCGAGTTGCGTTTATTGTGAACGGGCATATCTGTGCACTGGATACACCGCATAATCTTATCATGTCCAGGGGTGCAGGGCGAATCACATATACATGGGAGGAAAACGGAGAACAACAGGCGGTATGCCCTATGGATGCATTGTCCACCGACATAAAGCTGCAGCAGCTGATAGCCAATAACCGGCTGCTGTCCATACACAGCAGTGAACCAACACTGAATGATATTTTTCTGGATATCACCGGGAGGACGCTGGTATGA
- a CDS encoding PTS glucose transporter subunit IIA has protein sequence MEVFTDLTQGFLSMFETGGSILLGWITNMIPMVICLMTAVNAVVKLVGEKRVERITKAATRWRITRYTVLPLMAVLFLGNPLCFTFGKFLDEKYKAAYYDACVSVLHPVTGLFPHANASELFVYMGIAAGISEQKLPLGNLAIRYFMAGLVVMVVRGIVSEQLFMYFRNKASFAGNVQESVCTSEEAGKEHTYQSVRVHRGASGWGGPLLLQPDKKKHIILCVTGGGIHPLAKALAAACHCDAVDGFHGSCPEDEILAAVIDCGGTARCGIYPKKGILTINVLATGKSGPLAKFMREETYVSDVTEEQIELVQEAVIKTEEKREEAKEQVDSSIKETNPLLRVGLSMSKVVSTCYAAGKESIDTALRNILPFMAFTATLLGIIQVSGLGAFIAHAIAPLCATLPGMLVISVICSLPFLSPVLGPGAVIAQVVGALLGTQIALGNIPVQYALPALFAINAQVGCDFIPVGLSLCQAKPKTVETGVPAVLYSRMITGPLAVLIAYMFSIGMY, from the coding sequence ATGGAAGTATTCACTGATCTGACACAGGGCTTTTTGTCCATGTTTGAAACCGGGGGAAGTATCCTTTTAGGCTGGATAACCAATATGATTCCCATGGTAATCTGCCTGATGACAGCAGTAAATGCAGTCGTAAAGCTGGTTGGCGAAAAGCGTGTAGAGCGTATAACGAAAGCAGCCACACGCTGGCGTATTACACGGTATACTGTATTGCCGCTGATGGCAGTATTATTTCTTGGAAATCCGCTCTGCTTTACCTTCGGAAAATTTTTAGATGAGAAATACAAAGCGGCATACTATGATGCGTGTGTGAGCGTTCTGCATCCGGTTACCGGATTATTTCCGCATGCGAATGCATCGGAGCTGTTCGTTTATATGGGAATTGCGGCAGGTATCAGTGAACAGAAGCTGCCGTTGGGAAATCTTGCAATCCGCTATTTCATGGCAGGGCTTGTTGTCATGGTGGTCCGCGGAATTGTCAGTGAGCAGCTGTTTATGTATTTCAGGAACAAAGCTTCATTTGCTGGAAACGTACAGGAATCTGTTTGTACAAGTGAGGAAGCAGGTAAGGAACACACATATCAGAGTGTACGAGTACATCGCGGAGCCAGCGGCTGGGGCGGCCCTTTGTTGCTGCAGCCGGATAAAAAGAAGCATATCATTTTATGTGTGACGGGAGGAGGAATCCATCCGTTGGCCAAGGCACTTGCGGCAGCCTGTCATTGTGATGCGGTTGACGGCTTCCATGGCAGTTGTCCGGAGGATGAAATATTGGCAGCCGTTATAGATTGCGGAGGTACTGCTCGATGCGGCATATATCCAAAAAAGGGGATTTTGACTATCAATGTTCTTGCTACAGGGAAAAGCGGGCCACTGGCAAAATTCATGCGTGAGGAAACCTATGTATCCGATGTAACCGAAGAACAGATTGAACTTGTACAGGAAGCAGTGATAAAGACAGAAGAAAAAAGAGAGGAAGCAAAAGAGCAGGTGGATTCATCCATTAAGGAAACAAATCCTTTGCTGCGAGTTGGACTCAGTATGAGCAAGGTGGTAAGTACCTGCTATGCCGCAGGTAAGGAATCTATAGATACAGCTTTGCGCAATATTTTGCCCTTCATGGCATTTACTGCCACATTGCTAGGTATCATTCAGGTTAGCGGTCTGGGAGCCTTTATTGCACATGCGATTGCCCCTCTTTGTGCGACACTTCCGGGAATGCTCGTGATTTCTGTAATATGCTCGCTGCCGTTTCTATCACCCGTTCTGGGACCCGGTGCAGTGATAGCACAGGTGGTAGGAGCATTGCTTGGTACACAGATTGCACTGGGAAATATCCCTGTACAGTATGCACTTCCGGCGTTGTTTGCTATCAATGCGCAGGTTGGCTGTGATTTCATTCCGGTTGGCTTGTCCTTATGTCAGGCAAAGCCTAAAACCGTGGAAACGGGTGTACCTGCTGTTTTATATAGTCGCATGATAACAGGGCCGCTTGCGGTACTGATTGCCTATATGTTCAGTATTGGCATGTATTAA
- a CDS encoding PTS sorbitol transporter subunit IIA, which translates to MKYDTLITGWGECALEFLNEDCNFLIIFNDTAPQELADISVLHTAAEITKEPAVGDTLYLCDTKYTITAIGSEALHTLKELGHCCLSFAGADTALRPGNIELKGPQFTEELLRVGGRLQIL; encoded by the coding sequence ATGAAGTATGATACGTTGATTACCGGGTGGGGAGAGTGTGCATTGGAATTTCTTAATGAGGATTGTAACTTTTTGATTATTTTCAATGATACTGCACCGCAGGAGCTGGCAGATATATCTGTTCTGCACACGGCTGCAGAAATAACAAAGGAGCCTGCTGTTGGAGATACGCTTTATTTATGTGACACAAAATATACCATTACAGCAATCGGATCTGAGGCTTTGCATACCTTAAAGGAGCTGGGACACTGCTGCTTGTCCTTCGCCGGTGCAGATACGGCGCTACGCCCTGGAAATATTGAACTGAAGGGGCCGCAATTCACAGAGGAGCTGCTAAGGGTTGGAGGAAGGCTGCAGATTTTATAG
- the ispD gene encoding 2-C-methyl-D-erythritol 4-phosphate cytidylyltransferase, with protein sequence MNYSVIIVAAGKGTRTGLTYNKVFYKIGNAPIITQTLKPFEEDADCAKIIMSISPIEQEEFEKVIHSEKVVYVPGGATRQESGYLGLQEVETEFVMIHDGVRPFLTEKHLQAVKDALQTEDAALLMVPLIDTIKEVKDGYVVHTPERSNYMSAQTPQAFRTELIRKCHEEAKKHPEIIASDDAMLIELFSNAKIRVVEGSYDNIKVTTQRDLKQIHLLHEEQNN encoded by the coding sequence ATGAACTATAGTGTAATTATCGTAGCGGCCGGAAAAGGAACGAGAACCGGCCTGACCTATAACAAGGTATTTTACAAAATCGGAAATGCCCCGATCATCACACAGACGCTGAAGCCTTTTGAGGAGGATGCGGATTGTGCGAAAATCATTATGTCGATCTCTCCGATAGAACAGGAGGAGTTTGAAAAAGTCATTCACAGCGAGAAGGTCGTCTATGTCCCTGGAGGAGCAACCAGACAGGAAAGCGGATATCTCGGTCTGCAGGAGGTAGAAACAGAGTTTGTTATGATTCATGACGGAGTACGCCCGTTTCTGACAGAAAAGCATTTGCAGGCAGTAAAGGATGCATTGCAAACAGAGGATGCCGCCCTGCTGATGGTACCGCTGATAGATACGATTAAGGAAGTAAAGGACGGTTATGTGGTACATACTCCGGAGCGTTCCAATTATATGAGTGCACAGACCCCGCAGGCATTCCGCACGGAGCTGATTCGTAAATGTCATGAGGAGGCAAAAAAACATCCTGAAATTATCGCAAGTGATGATGCCATGCTTATAGAGCTGTTTTCCAATGCAAAAATTAGAGTTGTGGAAGGCAGCTATGACAACATAAAGGTCACAACACAGCGCGATTTGAAGCAGATTCATCTGTTACATGAGGAACAAAACAATTAA
- a CDS encoding ABC transporter permease yields the protein MKAIYLSFLHLLRFIHRDMMLLVVLFAPLLGMLCYRFLIPALELFLCDMLQQPAVIVPFYPLLNIFFCMLAPAMFCFAAAMILLEERDEHTAGYLMITPLQRRGYLASRLLLPAIVACIYTCILLPYAALSKLSFLEILLYAITGALQGLISAMLTISCSSNKLEGMAITKLSSLFILASAAPWFLHDAIQYLLSLFPSFWLGKAVAESNLFFLFPSFFTALLWMLALWKKFQRTISGLL from the coding sequence ATGAAAGCGATATATCTTAGCTTTTTGCATCTGTTACGGTTTATCCATCGCGATATGATGCTGCTGGTCGTTCTGTTCGCTCCGCTTCTTGGCATGCTATGCTATCGCTTTCTGATTCCTGCATTGGAGCTATTTCTATGTGATATGCTGCAACAGCCCGCTGTAATTGTCCCATTTTACCCGCTTCTGAATATCTTTTTCTGTATGCTTGCTCCGGCGATGTTCTGCTTTGCAGCCGCTATGATTTTGCTGGAGGAGCGCGATGAGCATACCGCCGGCTATCTTATGATTACACCGCTACAGCGCCGTGGATATTTGGCCTCCAGATTGCTGCTGCCTGCCATTGTTGCCTGTATCTATACCTGCATCCTGCTGCCCTATGCTGCACTGAGCAAATTATCATTTCTTGAAATTCTGCTATATGCAATAACAGGAGCTCTTCAGGGTCTGATTTCGGCAATGCTTACGATTTCATGTTCTTCCAATAAGCTGGAAGGAATGGCAATTACAAAGCTTTCCTCCCTTTTCATACTGGCCTCTGCCGCTCCATGGTTTCTGCATGATGCGATACAATATCTGCTTTCCCTCTTTCCTTCCTTCTGGCTGGGAAAAGCTGTTGCGGAAAGCAATCTATTCTTCCTGTTTCCCTCCTTTTTCACAGCGCTGTTATGGATGCTTGCTCTGTGGAAAAAATTTCAGCGTACGATTTCCGGGCTTCTATAG
- a CDS encoding FtsX-like permease family protein, which yields MYILKNAFKNIFQNAGRNLMIAVIFLLVITMSCVAIIVRDNTDTIAKNYKSQLSTQVFIEEDYWRISKEMENNDSFLTPGISNETVRKMAKSKYIKKVEYAATMEAIADDLKYKRPIEKRYTEMQRAGEPLERARIPYLYISGFDNVKNAKVFQNRQVQLIEGKYPEAANDALISDELAKMNDLKVGDSFQAKDIHDKNLNGKTLQEMTYKISGIYHNDDTNAYAEVFTKTDNLINEEYAYKPLLQGTFFLSNPKDLEAFKKDAMQAGLSDYYNVKTDDIAYHAFIKPIEQMTGIANIFLVVVLVLGTTILLLLSMLAIRERKYEIGVLRAMGMKKSSIVLQMLLESLMIMVVCLILGLVIGSLIAQPVTDMMLANKLASQSGGNIMNTGNTVMGGLATDNAPITHINAVLSAATIAQLSAIAVLLVVLASAVSSFYAMKFEPMRILRERN from the coding sequence ATGTATATTTTGAAAAATGCGTTTAAAAATATCTTTCAGAATGCTGGAAGAAATCTGATGATCGCAGTGATTTTCCTGCTGGTTATCACGATGAGCTGTGTTGCCATCATCGTGCGTGATAATACGGACACGATAGCAAAAAACTATAAAAGTCAACTCAGTACACAGGTATTTATTGAGGAGGATTATTGGAGAATTTCAAAAGAAATGGAGAATAACGATTCCTTCCTTACACCTGGCATATCCAATGAGACTGTCAGAAAAATGGCAAAGTCCAAATATATCAAAAAGGTTGAATATGCTGCTACCATGGAGGCTATTGCAGATGACTTGAAATATAAGCGGCCAATTGAAAAACGTTATACAGAAATGCAGCGTGCCGGAGAGCCGCTGGAACGGGCGCGTATTCCTTATTTATATATTAGCGGCTTTGACAATGTAAAAAATGCCAAAGTATTTCAAAATAGACAGGTACAGCTGATTGAAGGAAAATATCCGGAAGCAGCAAATGATGCTTTGATATCAGATGAATTAGCAAAGATGAATGACTTAAAGGTCGGTGATAGTTTTCAGGCAAAGGATATTCATGATAAGAATTTAAATGGAAAAACATTGCAAGAAATGACGTATAAAATTAGTGGTATTTATCACAATGATGATACCAATGCCTATGCTGAGGTATTTACCAAAACAGACAATCTCATCAATGAGGAATATGCGTATAAGCCTCTTTTACAGGGAACCTTCTTCCTTTCCAATCCAAAGGATCTGGAAGCATTCAAAAAAGATGCCATGCAGGCAGGACTTTCGGATTATTATAATGTAAAAACGGATGATATCGCCTACCATGCATTTATTAAGCCGATTGAACAAATGACAGGTATTGCGAATATTTTCCTTGTGGTAGTACTGGTTCTGGGGACAACGATCTTACTACTCTTATCCATGCTGGCAATCCGGGAGAGAAAATATGAAATCGGTGTTCTGCGTGCAATGGGTATGAAAAAGAGCAGTATCGTATTGCAGATGCTTTTGGAATCCCTGATGATAATGGTCGTATGTCTAATCTTAGGTCTTGTAATTGGAAGTTTGATTGCACAGCCGGTTACCGATATGATGCTTGCGAATAAACTCGCATCACAGTCAGGTGGAAATATTATGAATACCGGAAATACGGTTATGGGTGGTCTTGCCACGGATAATGCACCGATTACACATATCAATGCAGTATTAAGTGCAGCAACGATTGCACAGCTGAGTGCTATTGCGGTTCTGCTAGTTGTCCTGGCAAGTGCGGTCAGCTCATTCTATGCGATGAAATTTGAACCGATGCGTATACTGCGCGAACGTAATTAA
- a CDS encoding MBL fold metallo-hydrolase, with the protein MKKLQITEAVTAYEFMELTPYTTYVYTITRGRTVYIIDTFCGSAYMEQIRMDYPNSNFTVINTHYHFDHIWGNYSFQDSPIYAHRLCRDMILTHGIEELQEQRQFFKGKQELVLPNHCFDGMQYALGNSLVLLYTPGHTIDGISIYDRKQKLLFVGDNLEKPLVQADPDLLTEYENTLKLYLRLPVSRFYAGHTLCLHREDVCDTLLSIQAMCR; encoded by the coding sequence ATGAAAAAACTGCAGATTACAGAAGCCGTAACCGCTTATGAATTTATGGAGCTGACACCGTACACAACCTATGTTTATACGATTACAAGAGGTCGTACAGTATATATTATCGATACCTTCTGCGGCTCTGCATATATGGAGCAAATACGGATGGATTATCCAAACAGTAACTTTACGGTTATCAATACACATTATCACTTTGATCACATCTGGGGAAATTACAGCTTCCAGGATAGCCCTATATATGCACACCGGTTATGCAGGGATATGATACTAACGCATGGGATTGAGGAGCTGCAGGAACAGCGACAGTTCTTCAAGGGAAAGCAGGAGCTGGTTCTGCCCAATCACTGCTTTGACGGTATGCAGTATGCCCTAGGTAATTCTCTTGTTTTGTTGTATACACCAGGACATACCATAGACGGTATCAGTATCTATGACAGGAAACAAAAGCTGTTATTTGTGGGAGATAATCTGGAAAAACCGCTTGTTCAGGCAGATCCTGATCTGTTGACAGAGTATGAGAATACCCTAAAGCTGTATCTGAGACTGCCGGTAAGCCGTTTCTATGCCGGACATACGCTGTGCCTGCATAGGGAGGATGTATGTGACACTCTGCTTTCCATACAGGCCATGTGCAGGTAA
- a CDS encoding GHKL domain-containing protein — MSSITKKKYVLICCYATTLTFAILLCFIFFTSQSNADMQRIPEILYSTRYSSEIIYMKPITSQQLYDFFRQSFFQYLPLLIAAICFLILILSGFLLMGIKLLDKKQENKIAHDLLHVGDEETNSLEEPFTSEYAQINKKLSAYDEDQRRLHSYIAHEQKNLIMLIKGKIAAGNDISSDMDTMSRSIDDILALSAHKNTQKSICDLALIAAEEYDSYHAVYDKLSFDFEEDASYRILGKEQWLRRALDNLIENAIKYGNQKEINIYLKQKYHSVLLYVQDHGKGISEAEQEKIFDYTYRIHPQKLDGYGIGLSLVSHVCDLCDGFIHVKSEEYKGSTFILSFPLQD; from the coding sequence ATGTCATCCATAACTAAGAAAAAATATGTTTTAATCTGTTGCTATGCGACTACGCTGACCTTTGCAATTCTGCTGTGCTTTATCTTCTTCACCAGTCAATCCAATGCCGATATGCAAAGGATACCGGAGATTCTTTATTCCACCCGATACAGCAGTGAAATCATTTATATGAAACCCATAACATCACAACAACTGTATGATTTTTTCAGACAATCGTTCTTTCAATATCTGCCTCTTTTGATAGCTGCAATCTGCTTTCTCATACTTATTCTGTCCGGTTTCCTGCTAATGGGTATCAAGCTGCTGGATAAGAAGCAGGAAAATAAGATTGCACATGATCTGTTACATGTCGGAGATGAAGAAACTAACTCTCTTGAAGAACCCTTTACCAGCGAATATGCACAAATCAATAAAAAGCTTTCCGCATATGATGAGGATCAGCGCAGACTCCATTCATATATTGCGCATGAGCAGAAAAATTTAATCATGCTTATTAAAGGTAAAATAGCTGCCGGTAATGATATTAGCAGTGATATGGATACAATGTCTCGCTCTATTGATGATATTTTAGCTCTTTCTGCACATAAAAATACACAAAAGAGCATATGTGATCTGGCACTGATTGCTGCAGAGGAATATGACAGCTACCACGCAGTTTATGATAAGCTGTCCTTTGATTTCGAGGAGGATGCCAGTTACCGTATACTTGGAAAAGAGCAATGGCTGAGAAGAGCACTTGATAATCTCATAGAAAATGCAATCAAATACGGGAATCAGAAGGAAATCAATATTTACCTGAAACAGAAATATCACAGTGTTCTTCTCTATGTTCAAGATCATGGTAAGGGGATCAGTGAAGCTGAACAGGAAAAAATATTTGACTACACCTACCGCATCCATCCACAAAAATTGGACGGATATGGAATCGGATTAAGTCTTGTATCCCATGTATGTGATTTATGTGACGGCTTTATCCATGTAAAAAGCGAAGAGTATAAAGGCAGCACGTTTATCCTTTCATTTCCTTTACAGGATTGA
- a CDS encoding sugar-binding transcriptional regulator, whose protein sequence is MKKIVDDPRLIYKCCYLYYVDGMGQREICDTVGISRATVSRLLRAGKETGVVKIELENPDSVLYGELERRVEQLLGLKEVLIVDEIELESKADHMQRVNEEALLYLSRIINKGDTIGVSMGKTLSSIVNVKKSVDEVDCTFVPVVGGVGSPYQMEEGYHSNDIAKGFAKKFHGKAMQFFAPAMFDDPHVMQGFLKEKPVREVVSVFKKLKTVVMGIGTTTSSEPTLVKCGYLTREDYEAFKQQGAVGDVLLKYVDANGNSDAFRSFNDRVMGLSDEKLLKVKNRVGVAVGADKGEAVLGVIRAGKVNILITDISCIRSMMALLKEEL, encoded by the coding sequence ATGAAGAAAATCGTAGACGATCCCCGTCTGATTTATAAATGCTGTTATCTTTACTATGTGGATGGGATGGGACAGCGTGAAATTTGTGATACAGTTGGTATATCCAGAGCGACCGTATCCCGTTTACTGCGTGCCGGAAAGGAAACCGGGGTTGTAAAGATAGAGCTGGAGAATCCGGACAGTGTATTGTATGGAGAACTGGAGCGCAGGGTGGAACAGCTGCTTGGCTTGAAGGAGGTTCTCATTGTGGATGAGATTGAACTGGAAAGCAAGGCAGACCATATGCAGCGCGTGAATGAGGAAGCACTTTTGTACCTGTCACGCATTATTAACAAGGGGGATACGATTGGTGTTTCGATGGGGAAAACATTGAGCAGCATCGTAAATGTAAAGAAAAGTGTGGATGAGGTGGATTGTACCTTTGTGCCAGTTGTCGGAGGTGTCGGCTCACCATATCAGATGGAGGAGGGATATCATTCCAATGATATCGCAAAGGGGTTCGCAAAGAAATTTCACGGAAAAGCGATGCAGTTTTTTGCCCCGGCTATGTTTGATGACCCTCATGTAATGCAGGGATTCCTGAAGGAAAAGCCGGTCCGGGAGGTGGTGTCCGTGTTTAAAAAACTAAAAACTGTCGTGATGGGAATCGGAACGACGACCTCCAGTGAACCGACCCTTGTAAAATGTGGATATCTTACCAGAGAGGATTATGAAGCCTTCAAACAGCAGGGGGCGGTTGGGGATGTTCTTTTGAAATATGTGGATGCGAATGGAAACAGTGATGCATTTCGTTCCTTTAATGACAGGGTTATGGGGCTTTCAGATGAAAAGCTATTAAAGGTGAAAAACCGTGTCGGAGTAGCAGTTGGTGCAGATAAGGGGGAGGCTGTATTAGGTGTTATACGTGCGGGAAAGGTGAATATCCTCATAACGGATATCAGTTGTATCCGCTCCATGATGGCACTGTTAAAGGAAGAGCTGTGA
- a CDS encoding ABC transporter permease, with amino-acid sequence MRISALIREDIRLQLRHGFYALYTILTIFYILLLSAVPAAWNHIVAAFAIFFDPATMGLFFMGAMMLFERNQRIHQALAVSPVSPNEYICGKLASFGLISLLVAAVLALFSHSLLLPVLAGTLLASFMFTLLGIIAASHIKSLNQFLLLSVPLESICYIPLLAYLLGYMQNSLSLFPTSVCMDLILNKPISAFGIILAFAVLLLLFVAARRSLEAMWKKEEGAKL; translated from the coding sequence ATGAGAATTTCTGCATTGATACGGGAAGATATACGTCTACAGCTGCGCCATGGCTTTTATGCCTTGTATACTATTCTAACAATCTTTTATATCCTTCTGTTATCTGCTGTACCAGCAGCCTGGAATCACATCGTCGCAGCCTTCGCTATCTTTTTTGATCCTGCCACCATGGGACTGTTTTTCATGGGGGCTATGATGTTATTTGAACGAAATCAGCGTATTCATCAGGCACTTGCTGTTTCTCCTGTTTCACCAAATGAATATATATGTGGAAAGCTTGCTTCCTTTGGACTGATTTCCCTGCTGGTTGCGGCTGTTCTGGCGTTGTTCTCCCATAGTTTACTGCTTCCGGTTTTAGCCGGGACATTACTGGCCTCCTTTATGTTTACTCTGCTCGGTATCATTGCAGCCTCGCACATAAAAAGCCTGAATCAGTTTCTATTGCTCAGTGTGCCATTGGAAAGTATCTGTTATATCCCTCTGCTTGCCTATCTCTTAGGCTATATGCAAAACAGTCTTTCCCTGTTTCCAACTTCTGTCTGTATGGATTTAATTTTAAACAAGCCGATATCTGCTTTCGGTATCATCCTTGCTTTTGCTGTATTGCTTCTCTTATTTGTTGCTGCCAGGCGAAGTCTGGAAGCCATGTGGAAAAAGGAAGAGGGGGCAAAACTATGA
- a CDS encoding response regulator produces MRLLVIEDNRELATLMTEQLHTFGFVCDSAHDGETADQKIHDTAYDAALLDLNLPDTDGFDLLKSWRNQAVDTPVLIVTARDDLDERVKGLQLGGDDYITKPFEFEELNARIQAVIRRFRGRPTADIKVEGLIINPASRSVSLDYHKVLLSPKEYDILEYIASQHPRVISNYEIAEHVYDEDFDPFSGVIRVHMANIRKKLMLDGKSILCNEKGKGYYLCHP; encoded by the coding sequence ATGCGGTTGCTGGTTATAGAAGATAATAGGGAATTGGCGACGTTGATGACAGAACAGCTACATACGTTCGGATTTGTATGCGACAGCGCTCATGATGGAGAAACTGCGGATCAGAAAATACATGATACGGCATATGATGCCGCATTGCTTGATTTGAATCTTCCGGACACTGACGGCTTCGATCTCCTGAAAAGCTGGCGGAATCAGGCTGTGGATACCCCTGTTCTAATTGTCACTGCACGTGATGATCTGGATGAGCGGGTGAAGGGTTTGCAGCTGGGTGGGGATGATTATATTACCAAGCCGTTTGAATTTGAGGAACTAAATGCACGGATTCAGGCAGTTATACGCCGGTTTCGTGGAAGACCGACAGCAGACATCAAGGTAGAGGGTCTGATTATAAATCCGGCCTCCAGAAGTGTTAGCCTGGATTATCACAAAGTACTTTTGTCTCCGAAGGAATATGATATCCTCGAATATATCGCCAGCCAGCATCCCAGAGTCATATCCAATTATGAGATTGCAGAGCATGTATACGATGAGGACTTTGATCCCTTCTCCGGTGTTATCCGTGTTCATATGGCGAATATTCGTAAAAAGCTGATGCTTGATGGAAAATCCATATTGTGCAATGAAAAGGGGAAAGGGTATTACTTATGTCATCCATAA
- a CDS encoding ATP-binding cassette domain-containing protein — MSILSVQHVSYIYENTKQPVLKDISVDFEMGKLYSIIGKSGSGKTTFLSLLSGLDACTEGEILYDGKDLSEINRDFYRARDIGVIFQGYNLLLNKTAYENIELSMAISKAEHQGDKAYILNLLKSVGINEDTAYRKVLKLSGGEQQRVGIARALSHDPAIILADEPSGNLDHETENEIIRILADLAHEQNKCVIIVTHSRKITKKADEVFGMNKGTLMYAG; from the coding sequence ATGTCTATTTTATCTGTACAGCATGTAAGCTACATATATGAAAATACGAAACAGCCGGTACTGAAGGATATCAGCGTTGATTTTGAAATGGGGAAATTGTACAGCATCATAGGGAAATCAGGATCAGGGAAAACAACCTTTCTCTCATTACTTTCCGGACTGGATGCATGTACGGAAGGAGAAATTCTGTATGATGGAAAGGATTTGAGTGAAATCAACCGTGATTTTTATCGGGCAAGGGACATCGGAGTGATTTTCCAGGGGTATAATCTTCTGTTAAACAAAACAGCTTATGAAAATATTGAATTATCTATGGCAATCAGTAAAGCTGAGCATCAAGGAGATAAAGCCTATATTCTAAATTTGTTGAAAAGTGTGGGTATCAATGAGGACACCGCATATCGAAAGGTACTGAAATTATCAGGAGGAGAACAGCAGCGTGTCGGAATTGCCCGTGCCTTATCTCATGACCCTGCTATTATTCTGGCGGATGAACCTAGCGGTAATCTGGATCATGAAACTGAAAATGAAATCATCAGAATTCTAGCTGATTTGGCGCATGAGCAAAATAAATGTGTTATCATTGTGACACATTCAAGAAAAATCACAAAGAAAGCCGATGAGGTATTTGGTATGAATAAGGGAACGCTTATGTATGCCGGCTGA